The following DNA comes from Bradyrhizobium sp. SK17.
ATCGCGGCAGGCGATGTCGCCGGTCCCAACATTCTGCTGGCCGGCAGCGTCTTTCCCAAGGGTGGGCATCCGGTGTACCTGCCGCCCGAGATGCAGCTACCCGAGGCCGCGACGCCCGAGGAGGCGGCGAAATGGGCGCATGACTGGCTTGCGATGGGCGAGGACGGCGTCAAGCTGTTCACCGGCGTGTTCATGGGCGACAAGCCTGTCATCAACATGGACCCGGCCATCGCCAAGGCGGCCGTCGATGTCGCGCATGCGCAGGGCCGGCGGGTGTTCGCGCATCCGCAGAACAAGACCGGCGTCGAGACCGTGATCATGTCCGGTGTCGATGTGCTCGCGCACACCACACCGGGCGAGCGCGGCTACACCGACGACCAGTTGGCGCGGTTCAAGGCGCAGGGGACTGCGCTGGTCCCGACGCTTTCGTTGTTCACGACCGTGGTGCTCGATCCGAACGTCACCAACCGGATGGTGGCGGCGACCGTCAACCAGCTCAAGCAATTCTCGGACAATGGCGGCACCGTGCTGTTCGGCACCGATGTCGGCTTCACCAAGCTGTACGACACCACCCAGGAGGTTCAGCTGATGCACCGCGCGCTGTCGGAGCGCCAGGTGCTGGCCTCGCTGACGACCAATCCGGCGCGGTTCTTCAAGGCCGCGAAGAAGGGTCGGGTGGAGCAGGGCTTCGACGCCGATCTCGTGGTGCTCGACGGCGATCCGCTCAGCGACGTCGGCAATCTCGCGAAAGTGAGCACCACCATCCGCGCCGGTCATGTGATCTATCAGAAGCCTTGAGGTCGGAGGATTCCGCGTATCCCAGGCCAGCGTTGCGGCGTGCCGCGGTCACTTGAACGCGGCCGCGGCGTCACGAAATATGGCGTATGACACGATCCTCGATCCTTGCCTGCGCCTTGCTGTGGAACATGAGCGTGACGAGCGCCTTCGCGCAAATCATTGCGCCGGGTGGCTCGATCAATAGTCCACCGGTACCCCAGCCTCCGCCGCCGCCCCGGATCGAGGTGCCGCCGATTCCCAAGATGGATGCACCGCCGCAGCCGAGCCTTCGTGCTCCGCCGCGCAGCTCGTTCGGCGATCGGGTCAGCCGATGCCTCGACGCCGCCGCAGCCGCCGGCCTGAACCAGGCCGACCGCGCGGCCTATTCGCGATCCTGCGCCAACCGTGATTGAGGCGTGGGCTGACCGCCCGGAAAATCGCCAACATTGGCTTCGAAACATAGAGGCGATCCACGCTAACGCAGCGGAGCATCGAGGCCATGCGCACCATCACGCTCGAAGAGCATTTCGCCACGCCGGGCTTTCTCGATGGCCCGGGCCGCGAACTCAGGGACCAGGCGCGTCAGGTCGGCGGCCGCGCCGAGCAATTGATGCGCGACCTGTGCGACCTCGACGCAGGCCGGATCGCCCAGATGGATGCCGCGGGCATCGACATGCAGGTGATCTCGCTGACCGCGCCGGGCGTCGAGCAACTGGAGCCTGTCGACGCGGTGGCGCTGGCGCGCGACACCAATGACGTGCTGGCCGAGGCGATCGCGCGGCATCCGACGCGGCTCTCCGGTTTCGCGGCGCTGGCGATCGCGCAACCGGACCTCGCGGCCAAGGAACTCGATCGCCGCGTCGGCGGTCAGCATTTCGCCGGTGCGGTCATCAACGGTCATCAGCGCGGCCGCTACCTCGACGACAAGTTCTTCTGGCCGGTGCTGGAGGCCGCCGAAGCGCTGAGCGCGCCGATCTATCTGCATCCGACCAAGCCGCCCAGGGCGGTGATCAAGGCGTCGTTCGGCGGCTTTTCGCCTCTTGTCACCGAGATGCTGGCCGGCCCGGGGTTCGGCTGGCACATCGAAACCGCGGTCCACGTGCTGCGCATGGTGCTGGGCGGCGTGTTCGATCGTTTCCCGAAATTGCAGATCGTGATCGGCCATATGGGCGAGGGCCTGCCGTTCTTCATGCAGCGGGTCGACGTCATGCCGGTCGAATTGACCAAGCTGAGGCGTCCGGTCAGCGCCTACCTGCGCGACAATCTGCACTACACGTTCGCGGGCTTCAATTTCCCGGCGACGTTCCTCGACCTGCTGCTCGAGATCGGGGTCGGCCGCATCATGTTCTCGGCCGATTATCCCTATGCCTCGATGGTCAAGGCACGCGCGTTCCTGGAGCAGATTCCGGTGACCGTAGCCGACCGTGCGCTGATCGCGCACGGCAATGCGGAGAAGCTGTTCAGGCTTTGAGAGTTCGCTCGTGCGGGCTACGGAACGGCCGCGAGCCGGGCAGCGGTCACGTCAGAGCGTCAGCTTGTAGCCGATATGGCTGCCGACAAAGCCCAACCGTTCATAGAAGCGGTGCGCGTCGGGACGCTCTTTGTCCGTCGTGAGCTGCACGAGATCGCAACCTCTCGCTTTGCATTGCGCGATCGCCCATTCGAACATCTGCTGCCCGACGCCCGAGCTCCGGTGCGCCTCGGCAATGCGGACCGCCTCGATCTGTCCGCGCCAGGCGCCGATGCGTGCCAGTCCGGGGATGAAGGTCAGTTGCAGCGCGCCGATCACTTCATTGCCCAGGACCGCAACGGCCTGCAACTGGTTCGGATCGGCGAGGATGGCCTCGAATGCATCTACATATCGGGGGTTCGGTGGAGAGCCCGGGTCCTCCCGCTGTTGACCCAGGATATCGTCGGCGAGGAGCGCGATGATCGCTGGAAGATCGGCCGGGATGGCCTGACGGAAGGTGACGGGTGTCATTGATGCAGGTTCCACGGACAGAGGTCGGCATTGCCGGCCAAGTGTCCCGGTCCGCGCGGGCAAGATCAAGGGCATGCCAGACGCAAAAGAAACCGCCGGCCCTTTCGGACCGGCGGCAATGTGTCGTCAGGCGTGGAGGTCAATGTTCCCAGCCGCCGCCGTCCTGATCCCAGCCGCCACCATGGTGATGGCCGCCATCGAAGTCGAAGAAGTCGAACAGATCGCTGAGCGCCGGGCTGTTGACCGGAACATAGGGATTGTTCGGCGCTGCAACCGGGTTCGGGTAGTTGTCGCGGCTGCGATGGGTGATCGGCTCAAGGCGCCAGTTGCGCTCGATGAATTTGATGATCGAGACGTGATCGGCATACTCATGCGAGATGTGACCCTTGCGCAGGAACGGCGCGACCACGATCAGCGGAATCCGCGTGCCGTCGCCGAAATAGTCGAGCGGTTGCACATAGCCGGAGTCGTAGTAGCCGCCGCCTTCATCGAAGGTGATGAAGATTGCGGTGTCCTTGGCGTAGTCGGAGGCCTGGACTTGGTCGACGATCTTCTTGGCGAAGCCTTCGAACAGATTGAGCTTGGACGACGACGGGTGACCGTCGGTGAACCCGCTCGGCTTGACGATCGAGACCGCCGGCAGCGTGTGCTTGGAGAGGTCGGAGTACAGATCAACCGAGTCCTTGATATGGGCTGCGACCTGCTCCGGGTGCGACATGATCGAGGTGTCGTACTGGAACGGATTGCAGATGTTGCAGTACTCGTCCGCGGTCGGGCCGGCGACGCCCCAGTTGAGCTGATAGGGGTCGTTGACGTAGTTGTTCCACTGGTCGCCGTAGTACTTCCAGGAGATGTCACGCTCGTTCAGGCTGTCGCCGATGCTCTTGCGGGTCGACGGCGGGATTGTGAACGGCGTGTTGGACGGGTTGGTGTCGGTGTAGGCGTTCTTGCCGTTGCCGAAGTAACCCGGGTTGTAATTGTTCAACAGGTAATAGTGGCCCGGCTCGCAATTCGGGTTGATCCGGATGTTCTTCAGATAGTCCAGGATCGGCTTGACGCCGGGCTGGGTCGCATCCGAGCAGTCGCTGTAGGAGCCGCCACCGGACACCGGGCTCGTGGAGTAGGGCGGAGGATAGCCGCCATTGCCGCCCGAGCCGTAGCCGTCCTCGGTGTACCAGTTGTTGGTGCCGGGCGCCGGATTCGGGTTCTCGATCTCATGCACGATACCGGCATCGGGCGTGCCACCGAAAACCTGCGTGCCGTTCGGCGGCACGGCAGCGTGACCGTAGGTGTCGCTGAAGTAGATCATGTCGGCATGGCCGAACATGATGTGGTTGGCCCCGGTGCCGCCGTTGACGGACTGGTGGAAGTTGTCGCTCATCGCATATTTCTGCGCGAGCGAGCTGAAATACGGCACGTCGCCCTTCTGCACGTTGTAGAAGCCGAGCGCCGTCGAACCTTCGCCCGTGGTCGTTGCCGTCGGCGAGTATTCCGTCGAGAAGTTGGAAGGCTGCGTCGCGCCGTCGGCACCGGCGCCGACGGTCACCTCGACCCACGCGAACAGATTGTGGCCGCAGCCGGACGGGTTGTCGCGGCTGGCCGCGGAGTGGTTGCAGTTCATCTGCTGCCACATCTGGTAGAACCGATGCACCGGGCTCGCCGAATAGGCGTCGTAGGGCATCGTCCCGCCGTTGGTGATCTGGAAAGGACCGGCCGGCAGCGTGTTGACATCGTTGATGCGTTGGTCGGGCGTATGCGAGGTCTGGCCGGTGCCGCCGGTCAGGAGATATTGGTAGTACTCGGAGGGCAGGCCGGATTCCGACTGCTGCGCGAGCACGAGCGATGCCTCGCAGGTGGTGATCGGCGAGCTGCCGCATTT
Coding sequences within:
- a CDS encoding amidohydrolase family protein gives rise to the protein MTGLSLRVMLVLIGSAVASMAARAETVVLRGGTLYATADAPALPDAVIVMTDGVISAVGKSGDVAVPSDARVIDCSGKTVVAGFWNSHVHFTERVWHNAGEAPAAPLTQHMQDMLTRWGFTTVWDLGSDPRDILPLRKRIAAGDVAGPNILLAGSVFPKGGHPVYLPPEMQLPEAATPEEAAKWAHDWLAMGEDGVKLFTGVFMGDKPVINMDPAIAKAAVDVAHAQGRRVFAHPQNKTGVETVIMSGVDVLAHTTPGERGYTDDQLARFKAQGTALVPTLSLFTTVVLDPNVTNRMVAATVNQLKQFSDNGGTVLFGTDVGFTKLYDTTQEVQLMHRALSERQVLASLTTNPARFFKAAKKGRVEQGFDADLVVLDGDPLSDVGNLAKVSTTIRAGHVIYQKP
- a CDS encoding amidohydrolase family protein; this translates as MRTITLEEHFATPGFLDGPGRELRDQARQVGGRAEQLMRDLCDLDAGRIAQMDAAGIDMQVISLTAPGVEQLEPVDAVALARDTNDVLAEAIARHPTRLSGFAALAIAQPDLAAKELDRRVGGQHFAGAVINGHQRGRYLDDKFFWPVLEAAEALSAPIYLHPTKPPRAVIKASFGGFSPLVTEMLAGPGFGWHIETAVHVLRMVLGGVFDRFPKLQIVIGHMGEGLPFFMQRVDVMPVELTKLRRPVSAYLRDNLHYTFAGFNFPATFLDLLLEIGVGRIMFSADYPYASMVKARAFLEQIPVTVADRALIAHGNAEKLFRL
- a CDS encoding GNAT family N-acetyltransferase — encoded protein: MTPVTFRQAIPADLPAIIALLADDILGQQREDPGSPPNPRYVDAFEAILADPNQLQAVAVLGNEVIGALQLTFIPGLARIGAWRGQIEAVRIAEAHRSSGVGQQMFEWAIAQCKARGCDLVQLTTDKERPDAHRFYERLGFVGSHIGYKLTL
- a CDS encoding alkaline phosphatase family protein, producing MRDKRKSRWLQGCRLTLSALALGQFTASPVLAQEWEHHHGGHETRTPIKHVIVIIGENRSFDHVFATYVPERSGESVMNLLSQGIVKLDPSKNAIPGPNFEKAHQQAAMDNGPNDAFLLSPPKQNFPKDQLPSPLVGGPKVSYIPNKCGSSPITTCEASLVLAQQSESGLPSEYYQYLLTGGTGQTSHTPDQRINDVNTLPAGPFQITNGGTMPYDAYSASPVHRFYQMWQQMNCNHSAASRDNPSGCGHNLFAWVEVTVGAGADGATQPSNFSTEYSPTATTTGEGSTALGFYNVQKGDVPYFSSLAQKYAMSDNFHQSVNGGTGANHIMFGHADMIYFSDTYGHAAVPPNGTQVFGGTPDAGIVHEIENPNPAPGTNNWYTEDGYGSGGNGGYPPPYSTSPVSGGGSYSDCSDATQPGVKPILDYLKNIRINPNCEPGHYYLLNNYNPGYFGNGKNAYTDTNPSNTPFTIPPSTRKSIGDSLNERDISWKYYGDQWNNYVNDPYQLNWGVAGPTADEYCNICNPFQYDTSIMSHPEQVAAHIKDSVDLYSDLSKHTLPAVSIVKPSGFTDGHPSSSKLNLFEGFAKKIVDQVQASDYAKDTAIFITFDEGGGYYDSGYVQPLDYFGDGTRIPLIVVAPFLRKGHISHEYADHVSIIKFIERNWRLEPITHRSRDNYPNPVAAPNNPYVPVNSPALSDLFDFFDFDGGHHHGGGWDQDGGGWEH